The DNA sequence CTTGACCAGGCCGGACGGGTCGTAGCCGGTGCCGCCCCGCGGCAGCGGCAGGCGGCGGGCGTCGAACCAGCCGCCGGTCCGCGCGCGGGCCGTCTCGCAGAGCCCGGCCACCTCGCGCACCAGCGGGTCGGCGGTGGCGGCCGGGCCGGGCGGCGCGCCGCGCAGGCGGCCCAGCACGCTGTCCGGCCGGTACGTGCTGAACACCGCGTCCACCGCGCGCAGCTCGGCGAAGACCCGCGTCACCCGCCGCTCCACCGCCGGGGTACGCACGCCGGGGCCGCGCAGGTGCACGCTGACCGGCAGCCCCATCACCTGCTCCACCCAGGCCCGCCGGTCCGGCCCGCTCACCGCAGGTGCGCGGCGTCGATGGCGGACTGGAGCGACTCCCGGTAGCCGTCGCTGGTGACGGTGGCTCCGGAGACGCTGTCGATCTCCGCGCTCTGGGCGGCGAGCGCCTCCTGCCGCAGGATCGGCACCGCGTAGTCGTTGATCTCCTGGTCCCGCCGGTTGCCGTCGGGCACCTGCACGGCGGTGACGTCGGTGATCTTCCCGCCGGAGACGGTGATCTTCACCTGGACCGGCCCCCACCGGGTCTGCGCCACCGACCCGGTGGCCGTGCCGCTACCACCGGTGCCGGTGCCGGTGCCGGTGCCGCCGCCGGTGTCGGTGGACGGGTCGGACCCGGTGGCGCCGCCGTCCGTGCCGCTCCACGAGCCGGCACCCGGGTCGGTCCCGGCCGCGACCGCGCCGGTCTCCCCGGCGCCCATGGTGCTGGTCCGGTAGCTGAACAGCAGCACCAACGCGGCCACCGTGGAC is a window from the Micromonospora sp. DSM 45708 genome containing:
- a CDS encoding FMN-binding protein encodes the protein MRRITIWLLSTVAALVLLFSYRTSTMGAGETGAVAAGTDPGAGSWSGTDGGATGSDPSTDTGGGTGTGTGTGGSGTATGSVAQTRWGPVQVKITVSGGKITDVTAVQVPDGNRRDQEINDYAVPILRQEALAAQSAEIDSVSGATVTSDGYRESLQSAIDAAHLR